In the genome of Pelobacter seleniigenes DSM 18267, one region contains:
- a CDS encoding sensor histidine kinase — protein sequence MRIRLAIRFTVIISVVLLVVMSIAAFLHINKVQNAFIERAKVETDMISDMILRDTYHMMLENDRARLQLTMEETGASDRIQRIRILGKAGVINFSSNVNEIGTTLSETDDSCAFCHLAGSKVLIDAPIDSRSRVFSDEAGNQYLSVTRGIYNEPNCYTGDCHFHSPDEKKIGVIDMAVSLREMVDVAHSHHVDVITQTLIMLLILSLCHYLLTRNYICDPIQSLLEQTKALSKGDLTARIERTAQDEIGELGRSFNEMAENLAQAQLELKDWGNTLEQKVEKRTEEIHAMQDQLLRSAKLASMGELVAGIAHEINNPLTGILMFASLSAKNPDLPTQVKDNLELIVSETGRCAKIVRGLLEFARESIPEKKLDSINRIIRQTLELVAQQTIFQDVKIRCHYEESLPQLAVDADQLQQVFLNMLINAGQAMPNGGSLSISTALVEDAVRIVIEDSGVGISQNDMNRIFDPFFSTKAQTGFGLGLSVSYGIIRNHGGRVDVDSNPGQGTRFSIFLPLQESRDLQVGGEEPKPEGGGAAQEM from the coding sequence ATGCGTATCCGTCTGGCGATCAGATTTACGGTGATTATAAGTGTGGTCCTGCTGGTGGTCATGTCGATTGCCGCTTTCCTGCATATCAATAAGGTGCAGAATGCCTTCATTGAGCGGGCCAAGGTGGAAACCGACATGATTTCCGACATGATCCTGCGCGATACCTACCATATGATGCTGGAAAACGATCGGGCGCGCCTGCAGCTGACCATGGAGGAAACCGGCGCCTCGGACCGAATCCAGCGAATCCGCATCCTCGGCAAAGCAGGAGTGATCAATTTTTCCAGCAATGTCAATGAGATCGGTACGACTTTAAGTGAGACGGACGACAGCTGTGCTTTCTGCCACCTGGCCGGATCAAAGGTCCTGATCGATGCGCCCATCGACTCCCGGAGCAGAGTCTTCAGTGATGAGGCCGGCAATCAGTATCTGAGCGTCACCCGGGGCATTTACAACGAGCCGAACTGCTATACCGGCGACTGCCATTTCCATTCGCCGGATGAGAAAAAGATCGGCGTCATCGACATGGCTGTTTCTTTGCGCGAGATGGTGGATGTGGCCCATTCGCACCATGTTGACGTCATCACCCAGACCTTGATCATGTTGCTGATTCTGTCCCTCTGCCATTATCTGCTGACCCGGAATTATATCTGCGATCCGATCCAGAGCTTGCTGGAACAGACCAAGGCCCTGTCCAAAGGCGACTTGACCGCCAGAATTGAGCGGACCGCACAGGATGAGATCGGCGAACTTGGCCGGTCTTTCAACGAAATGGCGGAAAACTTGGCCCAGGCCCAGCTTGAGCTCAAGGATTGGGGAAACACCCTGGAACAGAAAGTGGAAAAGCGGACGGAAGAGATCCATGCCATGCAGGATCAATTGCTCCGCTCAGCCAAGCTCGCCTCCATGGGGGAACTGGTCGCCGGGATTGCCCATGAAATCAACAACCCGTTAACCGGAATACTGATGTTTGCGTCCTTGTCGGCCAAAAATCCCGATTTACCGACACAGGTCAAGGACAATCTGGAGCTGATTGTTTCCGAAACCGGGCGCTGTGCCAAAATCGTTCGCGGGTTGTTGGAATTCGCCCGCGAATCGATCCCCGAGAAAAAACTCGATTCGATCAACCGGATCATCCGCCAGACCCTGGAGCTGGTTGCCCAGCAGACCATTTTTCAGGACGTCAAGATTCGCTGCCATTATGAGGAGTCTCTCCCCCAGCTTGCCGTGGATGCCGATCAGCTCCAGCAGGTCTTCCTGAATATGCTTATTAACGCGGGGCAGGCCATGCCCAACGGCGGCAGTCTCTCCATTTCAACCGCCTTGGTTGAAGATGCGGTGCGGATCGTTATCGAGGACAGCGGGGTCGGCATCAGCCAGAACGATATGAACCGGATCTTTGATCCCTTTTTCTCGACCAAGGCCCAAACCGGCTTCGGTCTCGGTCTGTCGGTTTCCTACGGCATTATCCGCAACCATGGGGGGCGAGTCGACGTGGACAGTAATCCTGGGCAGGGGACGCGGTTTTCCATTTTTCTTCCCCTTCAGGAAAGCCGGGATCTGCAGGTTGGCGGCGAAGAGCCAAAGCCCGAGGGGGGCGGTGCGGCTCAGGAGATGTGA
- a CDS encoding sigma-54-dependent transcriptional regulator: MSEYTDHKILVIDDEAVIREGLRQTLVLEGYQVEVAANGKAGMDKLQKEDFSAVISDLKMPIMSGIDVLKTIQVLQPNVPVIIITGFATVDSAVDAMKNGAFEYLTKPFLPDQIVDKVRAAIRKRILSLESEVINARLPEDSITSSFIGKSAPMQKVFQRILQVAPTNSTVLITGESGTGKELVARAVHSNSPRKDEPFVAVDCNSLPENLLESELFGHVKGSFTGATQSKPGLFTVAGGGTLFLDEIANLSMATQAKLLRVLQQREVTPIGGTKASPIDIRLIAATNRGLDKMVEAGTFRDDLYFRLNIIPIELPPLRERAGDVPLLINFFLKKFSEEVGKGIKGLSADAHLALHEYSFPGNVRELENIIERAVVLTQGETIQRECLELPTSRSDGEANTEITAPLNTEELKEVKRKVREQAVEPVEKAFVYAALERNNWNVTKAAEETGMLRPNFQALLKKLGISVKDHIS; the protein is encoded by the coding sequence ATGAGTGAGTATACTGACCATAAAATCCTCGTCATCGACGACGAAGCCGTTATTCGCGAAGGCCTGCGCCAGACGCTGGTTCTTGAGGGGTATCAGGTCGAGGTTGCCGCCAACGGCAAAGCCGGCATGGATAAACTTCAAAAGGAGGACTTCAGCGCGGTGATCAGTGACTTGAAGATGCCGATCATGAGCGGCATTGATGTGCTGAAAACCATTCAGGTCCTGCAACCAAATGTGCCGGTCATTATCATCACCGGCTTTGCCACCGTCGATTCGGCCGTGGACGCCATGAAAAACGGCGCATTTGAATATCTGACCAAACCTTTTTTACCCGATCAGATCGTCGACAAGGTGCGTGCCGCGATCAGGAAAAGAATCCTTTCCCTGGAATCGGAAGTGATCAACGCTCGCCTTCCAGAAGATTCGATAACCAGTTCTTTTATTGGTAAAAGCGCTCCCATGCAGAAGGTTTTCCAGCGAATCCTGCAGGTCGCGCCAACCAACAGCACGGTCCTGATTACCGGCGAGAGCGGCACCGGCAAAGAACTGGTCGCGCGGGCCGTACATAGCAACAGTCCACGCAAAGACGAACCCTTTGTGGCCGTCGACTGTAACTCCCTGCCGGAGAACCTGCTCGAAAGCGAACTTTTCGGTCATGTCAAAGGGTCTTTTACCGGGGCGACGCAGTCCAAGCCCGGCCTGTTTACCGTTGCCGGCGGCGGTACGCTGTTTCTTGATGAGATCGCCAATCTGAGCATGGCGACCCAGGCCAAACTGCTGCGGGTGCTGCAACAGCGGGAAGTCACTCCCATCGGCGGCACCAAAGCCAGCCCCATCGACATCCGTTTGATCGCCGCGACCAATCGCGGCCTCGACAAAATGGTTGAAGCCGGAACCTTTCGTGACGATCTCTATTTTCGCCTCAACATCATCCCTATCGAACTGCCGCCGCTCCGCGAACGCGCCGGTGATGTGCCGCTGCTGATCAACTTCTTTCTGAAAAAGTTTTCCGAAGAGGTTGGCAAAGGGATCAAGGGGTTATCCGCTGATGCTCATCTGGCCCTGCATGAATATTCTTTTCCGGGAAATGTCCGGGAGCTGGAAAACATTATCGAACGCGCCGTGGTCCTGACCCAGGGTGAGACGATCCAGCGCGAATGCCTGGAGCTTCCGACCAGCCGCAGCGACGGCGAAGCCAACACCGAGATCACCGCCCCTCTCAATACCGAAGAACTCAAAGAAGTGAAACGCAAGGTCCGCGAGCAGGCGGTTGAACCCGTCGAAAAGGCCTTCGTCTATGCAGCCCTGGAACGTAACAACTGGAACGTCACCAAAGCTGCTGAAGAAACCGGCATGCTCCGGCCCAACTTCCAGGCCCTGCTGAAAAAACTCGGCATCTCAGTCAAAGATCACATCTCCTGA
- a CDS encoding cytochrome c3 family protein, protein MVNPGKQLIKVLAIAALCLSVALSCYAMDDFPDEVEISSLENLFGPVEFDHAFHVDVTESCAQCHHHTTGAPVVNEYCGKCHNAEQEMDVVACQDCHSADSGSAENLQKTATEYFFHDDKPNLKAAYHLNCLGCHRAMDGPTGCEDCHAKTEAGNKFYRSGKFAPEPAAGGSEHH, encoded by the coding sequence ATGGTCAACCCAGGAAAACAGCTGATCAAAGTACTGGCGATCGCGGCATTGTGTCTTTCGGTAGCTTTGAGCTGTTATGCAATGGATGATTTTCCCGATGAGGTGGAAATTTCCTCGCTGGAGAATCTTTTTGGACCCGTTGAATTTGATCATGCGTTCCATGTCGATGTCACGGAAAGCTGTGCCCAGTGTCATCACCATACCACCGGCGCCCCGGTGGTCAACGAGTACTGCGGCAAGTGCCACAATGCCGAGCAGGAGATGGATGTGGTGGCCTGTCAAGACTGCCACAGTGCCGATTCCGGGAGTGCGGAAAACCTGCAAAAAACAGCCACTGAATATTTCTTTCATGACGATAAACCCAACCTTAAAGCGGCTTATCACTTGAATTGTCTCGGTTGTCACCGGGCCATGGACGGTCCGACCGGGTGTGAAGATTGTCACGCCAAGACGGAAGCCGGGAATAAGTTTTATCGTTCTGGAAAGTTCGCCCCTGAGCCGGCCGCAGGCGGATCAGAACATCATTAA
- a CDS encoding 4Fe-4S dicluster domain-containing protein, giving the protein MSKITRRKFLAGSVAGSAAVMMTPAKKALAAGSFEGFPDGMGVLVDLTRCIGCRTCEAACNKEQNLPAPDKPFDDYSVFDEIKHGQKRRTTEKAYTVVNRYEPTGSAQPVYRKIQCNHCNEPACLTSCFVNAYTKTPEGAVIYNSKVCVGCRNCMIACPFGIPAYTYSSAFNPVIKKCIFCYDTRLKKGQPPACVESCPQQVMTFGKRKKLMKIAYERIRKNPEKYVDQVYGDKEVGGTGWFYISSVPFEEAGFSTSLPKHPIINNVKDFLAIVPMVLAIWPALFTGFHLLATKGKKSHGHADDHSNDGREDH; this is encoded by the coding sequence ATGAGTAAAATTACACGGAGAAAATTTTTAGCCGGCAGCGTGGCGGGGAGCGCCGCTGTAATGATGACTCCGGCCAAAAAAGCGTTGGCTGCGGGTTCGTTTGAAGGTTTCCCGGACGGAATGGGTGTGCTGGTCGATCTGACCCGCTGTATTGGTTGCCGAACCTGTGAAGCAGCCTGTAACAAGGAGCAGAATCTGCCTGCCCCGGATAAGCCGTTTGACGATTATTCGGTGTTCGATGAGATCAAGCACGGGCAGAAAAGGCGCACCACCGAAAAAGCCTACACCGTGGTCAACCGTTATGAGCCGACTGGTTCCGCTCAGCCGGTGTACCGGAAAATCCAATGTAACCACTGCAACGAGCCGGCCTGTCTGACCTCTTGCTTCGTCAACGCCTATACCAAGACGCCCGAGGGCGCGGTTATTTATAATTCCAAGGTTTGTGTCGGCTGCCGCAACTGCATGATCGCCTGCCCCTTCGGGATCCCGGCCTATACCTACAGCTCGGCCTTTAATCCGGTCATCAAGAAGTGCATCTTCTGTTATGACACCCGTTTGAAAAAAGGCCAGCCGCCAGCCTGTGTGGAGAGCTGCCCGCAACAGGTCATGACCTTCGGCAAGCGCAAAAAGCTGATGAAGATCGCCTATGAGCGAATCCGGAAAAATCCCGAAAAATATGTTGATCAGGTCTACGGGGACAAAGAAGTCGGGGGCACCGGCTGGTTCTACATTTCCAGTGTACCTTTTGAGGAAGCCGGTTTCAGCACCTCGTTGCCGAAACATCCGATTATCAACAATGTTAAAGACTTTCTTGCCATCGTGCCGATGGTGCTGGCGATCTGGCCGGCCCTGTTCACCGGTTTTCACCTGCTGGCAACCAAGGGGAAAAAGTCTCACGGGCATGCAGACGATCACAGCAATGACGGGCGGGAGGATCACTGA
- a CDS encoding polysulfide reductase, whose amino-acid sequence MKKLATYGVKPHDSAVKPNGQKWTLMEKLLLGLTLDQYLGQVLRNKFNWLLAIIFAIGIPAIIYRYIFGLGAVTHSSYDYPWGLFLGFGLFCMVPLSASGFMLGTTVEIFGRHDFEPIERLALLNGLLGYFFAVVYLLVDLGQPWRLAYPMVYSWGPAAVLFLVGWHVATYLSVQVAEVSTAFFEWIGFPRGYEFIRKGTVGLTVAGIILSTLHQGALGALFVYAPGKVHPLWYSASFQWIHFFVSSIPAGLCMVITVSTVVFYTMRWRCDQRFIESLDRITISLAKGAVMGLITYLFIKFLAVAHDNEWAYLATGWGAWWLFEIGFGVILPLILLSFGIHHRLVGVCRLGALITVLGILLNRLNTALIAFNWNLYQEIPHVLEVIISITIFAIYVTTYRFILNRLPILYQLKASPVEVEAKVPAVAIAREEVSASA is encoded by the coding sequence ATGAAAAAATTAGCAACCTACGGAGTCAAACCGCATGATTCGGCCGTCAAGCCGAACGGGCAGAAATGGACCCTGATGGAAAAGCTGCTGCTCGGACTGACGCTGGATCAATATCTCGGCCAAGTGCTGCGGAATAAATTCAACTGGCTGCTGGCGATTATTTTTGCCATCGGTATTCCGGCGATTATCTATCGCTATATTTTCGGGCTGGGAGCAGTGACCCACAGCTCCTATGATTACCCCTGGGGCCTGTTCCTTGGCTTCGGCCTGTTCTGCATGGTGCCGTTGTCGGCGTCCGGGTTCATGCTTGGTACCACGGTGGAGATTTTCGGGCGCCATGATTTCGAGCCGATAGAGCGACTGGCCCTGCTCAACGGTTTGCTCGGTTATTTCTTTGCGGTGGTTTACCTGCTGGTCGATCTGGGGCAGCCCTGGCGCCTGGCCTATCCCATGGTCTATTCCTGGGGGCCGGCCGCGGTCCTGTTCCTGGTCGGCTGGCATGTGGCCACTTATCTATCAGTTCAGGTTGCCGAAGTATCGACGGCTTTTTTCGAGTGGATCGGTTTTCCCCGCGGCTATGAATTCATCCGCAAGGGGACCGTGGGGCTGACCGTGGCCGGGATCATCTTGTCGACCCTGCATCAGGGGGCATTGGGAGCGTTGTTTGTGTATGCGCCCGGCAAGGTCCATCCGCTCTGGTACTCGGCATCTTTCCAGTGGATTCATTTTTTCGTCTCGTCGATCCCGGCCGGGCTGTGCATGGTGATCACAGTGAGTACGGTGGTCTTCTATACCATGCGCTGGCGCTGTGACCAGCGGTTTATCGAGAGCCTTGACCGCATCACCATCTCCCTTGCCAAAGGCGCGGTGATGGGTTTGATCACCTACCTGTTCATCAAATTCCTGGCTGTCGCCCATGACAACGAATGGGCCTATCTGGCGACCGGCTGGGGAGCTTGGTGGTTGTTTGAGATCGGTTTCGGTGTTATTCTCCCATTAATTCTGCTGTCTTTTGGTATTCATCATCGCCTGGTCGGGGTGTGCCGGCTCGGGGCGTTGATTACGGTCCTGGGAATTCTGCTGAACCGGCTCAACACGGCCCTGATTGCTTTTAACTGGAATCTCTATCAGGAGATTCCCCATGTTCTGGAAGTGATAATTTCGATTACCATTTTTGCCATCTACGTGACCACTTATCGCTTTATCCTGAACCGGTTACCGATTCTCTACCAGCTCAAAGCCAGTCCGGTGGAAGTTGAAGCCAAGGTTCCGGCGGTGGCGATAGCAAGAGAAGAAGTATCTGCAAGCGCCTGA
- a CDS encoding DUF2721 domain-containing protein: protein MDLTTPALLFPAISLLLLAYTNRFLVLAQLIRQLHSQRATMTEMVIRQISNLRLRLILIKAMQGLGVLSFLLCVLTMLLLFLKWMVPAEWIFAISICLLALSLLCSLLEIAISTKAIEIELEDLENLADEEKSL, encoded by the coding sequence ATGGACCTGACCACTCCGGCTCTCCTGTTCCCGGCTATTTCATTGCTGCTGTTGGCCTACACCAACCGTTTCCTGGTCCTTGCCCAGTTGATCCGCCAGCTCCACAGCCAGCGAGCGACTATGACCGAAATGGTCATTCGTCAGATCAGCAACCTGCGGCTGCGGCTGATTCTGATCAAAGCGATGCAGGGGCTCGGAGTCCTCAGCTTTCTGCTCTGCGTGCTGACCATGTTGTTGCTATTTCTGAAGTGGATGGTTCCGGCCGAATGGATATTTGCCATCAGCATCTGCCTGCTGGCGCTTTCTCTGCTCTGTTCATTACTGGAAATCGCCATTAGTACCAAAGCGATCGAAATCGAACTGGAAGATCTGGAGAACCTGGCTGACGAAGAGAAATCCCTGTAG
- a CDS encoding class I SAM-dependent methyltransferase, giving the protein MVKTFRTIRSYLLARFYDRAMAGVEKRCLGVWRHELLHRAQGDLLEIGAGTGLNLQYYPLERLRVWLSEPDRLMRRQLARKTANLPDGRIQLKPWPAETIAMPDASFDTIVSTLVLCSVDDLAASLEEIFRLLRPGGRLLFLEHIIAEQPGLRRWQQRIEPFWSCCAGNCRLTRDTAAAICAAGLEMEQLTEAPLCGAPAFVNRTIRGSARKP; this is encoded by the coding sequence ATGGTCAAAACCTTTCGAACAATCCGCTCCTATCTGCTCGCCCGGTTTTATGACCGGGCCATGGCTGGCGTTGAAAAACGCTGCCTCGGCGTCTGGCGGCACGAACTGCTCCACCGGGCGCAAGGCGACCTGCTTGAAATCGGAGCCGGAACCGGCCTGAATCTCCAGTATTATCCGCTGGAGCGGTTGCGGGTCTGGTTGAGCGAACCGGACCGGCTGATGCGTCGACAATTGGCCCGAAAAACCGCCAATCTCCCGGACGGCCGGATTCAGCTCAAACCCTGGCCTGCCGAGACCATCGCCATGCCGGATGCCTCCTTTGACACCATTGTCTCAACCCTGGTACTGTGCTCGGTCGACGATCTCGCGGCCAGCCTGGAGGAAATATTTCGTCTACTGCGCCCCGGTGGCCGATTGCTGTTTCTGGAACATATCATTGCCGAGCAACCCGGACTCAGACGCTGGCAGCAACGGATTGAACCCTTCTGGAGCTGCTGCGCCGGGAATTGTCGGTTGACCCGTGATACCGCAGCAGCCATTTGCGCCGCCGGGCTGGAGATGGAACAGTTGACCGAAGCGCCGCTCTGCGGTGCCCCGGCTTTTGTGAACAGAACCATCCGCGGCAGCGCCCGCAAACCCTAA
- a CDS encoding ABC transporter ATP-binding protein produces the protein MNALEIENLYKSFDGKVAVNGVSFAIEDGEIFGLLGPNGAGKSTIINMIAGVSRIGGGRISAFGHDNRRDYRHTRRLLGVVHQEIVTDNFFTIGQALKMHAGYYGVKDDPDWRSLLIDRLDLRPHLDKIMIKLSGGMKRRFMIAKALIHRPRLLILDEPTAGVDVELRHGLWEFVREINEHGTTILLTTHYLEEAEQMCDRIAIMNHGDLIAMEATHELVRRLSNRQLRFWLEQPLPEMPTGLDAYSPRLKGDGKELLLNLPAGESAGDLLGQVCRLGFKIRDIETDQSGLEEVFIQLTGVNGGVHGDRLK, from the coding sequence ATGAATGCTTTGGAGATAGAAAACCTATACAAATCGTTTGATGGAAAAGTCGCGGTCAACGGGGTCAGTTTTGCCATTGAAGATGGTGAAATCTTCGGTCTGCTCGGTCCCAACGGCGCCGGCAAGAGTACCATCATCAACATGATCGCCGGGGTATCGCGCATCGGCGGTGGGCGGATTTCCGCGTTCGGTCATGACAACCGGCGCGACTACCGGCACACCCGACGGCTGCTCGGGGTGGTCCATCAGGAGATCGTGACCGATAATTTCTTTACCATTGGCCAGGCCTTGAAAATGCACGCCGGCTATTACGGTGTCAAGGACGATCCGGACTGGCGCAGCCTGCTGATTGATCGCCTTGACCTGCGCCCGCATCTGGACAAGATCATGATCAAACTGTCCGGAGGGATGAAGCGCCGCTTTATGATTGCCAAGGCGTTGATTCATCGCCCCAGGCTGTTGATCCTTGACGAGCCGACCGCCGGAGTGGATGTCGAGCTGCGTCATGGCCTGTGGGAGTTCGTTCGCGAGATCAATGAGCATGGCACCACCATTCTGCTGACCACCCATTATCTGGAAGAGGCGGAGCAGATGTGTGATCGTATTGCTATTATGAATCATGGTGACCTGATCGCCATGGAAGCGACCCATGAACTGGTGCGGCGACTTTCCAATCGGCAGCTCCGCTTCTGGCTGGAGCAACCCTTGCCGGAGATGCCCACCGGTCTGGATGCCTATTCGCCACGCCTCAAAGGGGACGGCAAAGAACTGCTGCTGAATCTTCCTGCCGGGGAGAGTGCCGGCGATCTGCTCGGCCAGGTGTGTCGGCTTGGGTTTAAAATCCGCGATATCGAGACCGATCAGAGCGGCCTGGAAGAGGTCTTTATCCAACTGACCGGAGTCAATGGAGGTGTCCATGGTGACCGACTCAAATAA
- a CDS encoding ABC transporter permease encodes MVTDSNNRFYPWLPFYTLFSKEVLRFLRVAKQTLLTPIVTASLYLFVFGATLGNRLSVLEGFSYAQFVIPGLIIMGVINNSFANTSSSLFMSRYLGGIVDLLVTPVTPPQFILAYTLAAMLRGLLVGGVVLIISTFFAQLPWTSPLLAVLMAMIASFLFAQFGLIAAIYAHNFDTLSMFSNFLILPLIYLGGVFYPISILPAHWARLSYLNPLFYLIDGFRHAVIGVGDTSFLVSFGVSLAMAGGLFVWAAWMIGRGYRLRN; translated from the coding sequence ATGGTGACCGACTCAAATAACCGGTTTTACCCCTGGTTGCCTTTTTATACCCTGTTCAGTAAAGAGGTTCTGCGTTTTCTGCGGGTTGCCAAACAGACCCTGCTCACCCCGATCGTGACCGCGTCGCTGTACCTGTTTGTGTTCGGAGCCACGCTCGGCAATAGATTGAGTGTGCTCGAAGGATTCAGCTATGCCCAGTTTGTCATCCCGGGACTGATTATCATGGGGGTGATCAATAACTCCTTTGCCAATACTTCGTCATCTCTGTTCATGTCCCGCTATCTGGGGGGGATTGTCGATCTGCTGGTGACCCCGGTCACGCCGCCACAATTCATTTTGGCCTACACTCTGGCAGCCATGTTGCGGGGGCTGCTGGTGGGTGGCGTGGTGCTGATTATCTCGACCTTTTTTGCTCAGCTGCCCTGGACCTCTCCACTGTTGGCGGTGCTGATGGCCATGATTGCCAGCTTCCTGTTTGCCCAGTTCGGGCTGATCGCGGCGATTTACGCGCACAATTTTGATACTCTGTCGATGTTCAGCAATTTCCTGATCCTGCCATTGATTTACCTGGGCGGAGTGTTTTATCCGATCTCCATACTGCCGGCCCACTGGGCCAGACTGTCTTACCTGAACCCGCTTTTTTATCTGATCGATGGCTTCCGTCATGCCGTTATCGGGGTCGGTGATACCAGTTTCCTGGTCTCTTTCGGGGTCAGCCTGGCCATGGCCGGCGGGCTGTTCGTCTGGGCGGCCTGGATGATTGGCAGGGGCTATCGACTGAGAAACTGA
- the hslO gene encoding Hsp33 family molecular chaperone HslO, producing MKDHLIRVVSEDGLLRGVVAVTSDLVRTVCTAQQADVTASVALGRLLTGGALLGCLLKGQQRLALLVEGNGPLGKLRVEADAAGRVRGSVANPVTNLPPRDGRFDVAGAIGKAGFLHVWKDLGLKNPYQSMVQLQSSEIAEDLAWYLSSSEQVPSSLGLGVELDQQGRVAVAGGFLVQALPPGDEGQVEQMIARIKRLPPTTTMLREGMTPAEIASRLFASLAFRVQETTELSFHCPCNRSRIEQMLIGFGRQELETLAAEQPEVTVTCEYCKQQYSFAGDELAALIVAAG from the coding sequence ATGAAGGATCATCTTATTCGAGTCGTCAGTGAAGATGGGTTGCTGCGTGGGGTCGTGGCGGTAACGAGCGACCTGGTACGCACGGTCTGCACGGCCCAGCAGGCCGATGTCACGGCTTCGGTGGCGTTGGGGCGCCTGTTGACCGGTGGCGCGTTGTTGGGTTGCCTGCTCAAGGGGCAGCAACGGCTGGCCCTGCTGGTGGAAGGGAATGGACCGCTTGGGAAGCTGCGGGTGGAGGCGGATGCCGCTGGCCGAGTGCGTGGTTCGGTTGCCAACCCGGTGACCAATCTGCCGCCCAGAGACGGCCGCTTCGATGTGGCCGGCGCCATTGGCAAGGCCGGATTTCTTCATGTCTGGAAGGATCTCGGCCTGAAGAATCCTTATCAGAGTATGGTGCAGCTGCAAAGCAGTGAGATTGCCGAGGACCTTGCCTGGTACTTGAGCAGTTCGGAGCAGGTCCCCTCCAGTCTTGGACTGGGGGTTGAGCTGGACCAGCAGGGGCGGGTTGCCGTGGCTGGTGGTTTTCTGGTGCAGGCCCTGCCGCCGGGGGATGAGGGGCAGGTTGAGCAGATGATCGCCAGAATCAAGCGACTGCCGCCGACCACCACCATGCTGCGGGAAGGTATGACGCCGGCGGAGATAGCGTCCCGGCTTTTTGCCAGTCTGGCCTTCCGAGTCCAGGAAACCACCGAGTTGAGTTTCCACTGTCCCTGTAATCGCAGCCGGATTGAGCAGATGTTGATCGGTTTCGGCCGGCAGGAGCTGGAGACGCTGGCGGCCGAGCAGCCGGAGGTGACGGTGACCTGCGAATATTGTAAGCAGCAGTACAGCTTTGCCGGGGACGAGCTGGCCGCATTGATTGTTGCGGCTGGTTAG
- a CDS encoding NADH-quinone oxidoreductase subunit A has translation MLDIYLPILVVIGIAFAFSIGSVVLSRLIGVKKPSAVKLAPYECGMPLIGTAQERFSIKFYIIAMLFILFDIEAVFLYPWAIMFKRLGIFGFVEMGVFIIILLVGFIYVWKKGALEWE, from the coding sequence ATGCTGGATATTTACTTGCCGATTCTGGTCGTGATCGGCATCGCCTTCGCTTTTTCAATCGGCTCGGTGGTTCTGTCCCGCCTTATCGGGGTGAAAAAGCCCAGTGCGGTCAAGCTGGCACCGTACGAATGTGGAATGCCCTTGATCGGTACGGCTCAAGAGCGTTTCTCCATCAAATTCTATATTATTGCCATGCTTTTCATTCTCTTCGATATTGAAGCCGTTTTTCTTTATCCGTGGGCCATTATGTTTAAGCGCCTGGGGATTTTCGGCTTTGTGGAGATGGGAGTGTTTATCATTATCCTTCTCGTCGGCTTTATCTATGTATGGAAAAAAGGAGCTCTGGAATGGGAGTAG
- a CDS encoding NADH-quinone oxidoreductase subunit B: MGVEQPKTLGSGFITTSLDKLVNWSRASSMWPMTFGLACCAIEMMATGAARFDLDRMGILFRASPRQADVIIIAGTVTKKMLPVIQTVYEQMPEPRYVIAMGACASSGGIFDTYSTVQGIDEALPVDVYIPGCPPRPEGLLYGLMKLQEKIRSERNTFGAAIGVGEVIREA, from the coding sequence ATGGGAGTAGAGCAGCCCAAAACGCTTGGCAGCGGCTTTATTACAACGAGTCTGGACAAACTGGTCAACTGGTCGCGTGCCAGTTCCATGTGGCCGATGACTTTCGGGCTGGCCTGTTGTGCGATCGAGATGATGGCAACGGGTGCTGCCCGTTTTGACCTTGACCGGATGGGGATTCTGTTCCGCGCCTCACCACGGCAGGCCGATGTCATCATTATCGCCGGGACCGTGACCAAGAAGATGCTGCCGGTTATCCAGACCGTCTATGAGCAGATGCCGGAGCCGCGCTATGTCATCGCCATGGGAGCCTGTGCCTCCTCCGGCGGAATTTTCGATACCTACAGTACGGTTCAGGGGATCGACGAAGCATTGCCGGTCGATGTCTATATCCCCGGCTGCCCGCCGCGCCCGGAAGGGTTGCTCTATGGCCTGATGAAGCTGCAAGAGAAAATCAGATCGGAACGCAATACCTTCGGTGCAGCTATCGGCGTCGGTGAAGTCATCCGTGAGGCCTGA